In candidate division KSB1 bacterium, one DNA window encodes the following:
- the dnaK gene encoding molecular chaperone DnaK — protein sequence MGKIIGIDLGTTNSCVAVMEGGEPVVIPNSEGGRTTPSVVAFTKDGERLVGQIAKRQAVTNPKNTIYSIKRFMGRRYDEVKREIEEVPYEVVRGKNDVARVRIGDKEYSPQEISAMILQKMKQTAEDYLGQKVTEAVITVPAYFNDSQRQATKEAGEIAGLNVRRIINEPTAASLAYGLDKKKDEKIAVFDLGGGTFDISILEIGDGVFEVKSTNGDTHLGGDDFDQRIIDWMVDEFLKQEGVDLSKDPMALQRLKEAAEKAKCELSTVTQTDINLPFITATNTGPKHLSMTLTRAKFEQLCDDLFQKLRGPCEIALKDAGLTERDIDEVVLVGGATRMPRVQEIVREIFKKEPHKGVNPDEVVAIGAAIQGGVLAGDVTDVLLLDVTPLSLGIETLGGVFTKLIEKNTTIPTRKSEIFSTATDNQPSVEIHVLQGEREMAADNRTLGRFHLDGIPPAPRGVPQIEVTFDIDANGILNVSAKDKATGREQSIRIEASTGLTKEEIEKMVADAKAHAAEDRKKRELADLKNQADQIAYQTEKNLRELGDKIDSSSKSKLEAAVGRVREAIKSDNTNEIKSSMEALNQIWNEVSAKLYQQQAGSGAGAQQSGAQYGASQGSKSDKDVEEADYEVVDDEKK from the coding sequence ATGGGCAAAATAATTGGCATTGATCTTGGAACGACGAATTCTTGTGTGGCGGTCATGGAAGGTGGGGAGCCAGTCGTTATTCCGAACTCGGAAGGCGGCCGTACCACACCTTCGGTCGTTGCTTTTACTAAGGATGGCGAACGACTGGTTGGGCAGATCGCCAAACGACAGGCGGTTACCAATCCTAAAAACACCATTTATTCGATCAAGCGGTTTATGGGACGCCGATATGATGAGGTGAAACGCGAGATTGAGGAAGTTCCGTATGAAGTGGTTCGCGGCAAAAATGATGTGGCACGAGTCAGGATTGGTGATAAGGAATATTCGCCTCAAGAAATTTCCGCCATGATCTTGCAGAAGATGAAGCAAACGGCGGAAGATTATCTTGGACAGAAAGTCACAGAGGCGGTTATTACTGTCCCAGCTTATTTTAATGATAGCCAACGCCAGGCGACGAAGGAAGCGGGGGAGATCGCAGGGTTAAATGTTCGGCGCATCATCAATGAACCAACAGCTGCATCCTTGGCGTACGGTTTAGATAAAAAGAAGGATGAAAAAATTGCGGTGTTCGATCTGGGTGGAGGAACGTTCGATATTTCAATTCTGGAGATCGGTGATGGTGTATTTGAAGTGAAATCGACCAATGGTGATACCCATCTCGGTGGTGACGATTTCGATCAGCGGATCATCGACTGGATGGTGGATGAATTTTTAAAACAAGAAGGTGTCGATCTCTCTAAAGATCCAATGGCGTTGCAACGATTAAAGGAAGCAGCAGAAAAGGCGAAATGTGAATTATCAACGGTTACGCAGACCGATATCAATTTGCCGTTTATCACAGCTACGAATACTGGCCCGAAACACTTGAGCATGACACTAACTCGTGCGAAGTTCGAGCAACTGTGTGATGATCTATTCCAAAAGCTGCGAGGGCCATGTGAGATTGCGCTCAAGGATGCTGGCTTGACGGAACGCGATATCGATGAGGTGGTGTTAGTCGGTGGTGCGACCCGAATGCCTCGCGTCCAGGAGATCGTCCGAGAAATATTCAAGAAAGAACCGCATAAGGGAGTCAATCCTGATGAAGTGGTAGCAATCGGTGCTGCTATTCAAGGCGGAGTGCTGGCTGGCGACGTCACTGATGTGCTGCTGTTGGATGTCACGCCGCTATCTTTGGGAATTGAGACCCTAGGTGGTGTGTTTACCAAGTTGATCGAGAAGAACACCACAATCCCGACCAGGAAGTCGGAAATCTTCTCTACGGCGACAGACAATCAGCCTTCAGTGGAAATCCATGTGTTGCAAGGTGAACGCGAAATGGCGGCGGATAACCGAACGCTGGGTCGATTCCATCTGGACGGTATTCCACCTGCCCCGCGAGGCGTTCCGCAAATCGAAGTTACGTTCGATATCGACGCCAACGGCATCTTGAACGTTTCTGCTAAGGATAAAGCCACTGGTCGAGAACAATCGATTCGAATTGAGGCTTCGACCGGACTGACCAAAGAAGAGATTGAGAAAATGGTTGCTGACGCCAAGGCTCATGCGGCTGAAGATCGAAAGAAACGCGAGTTGGCTGATCTAAAGAACCAAGCGGACCAGATCGCCTATCAAACTGAGAAAAATTTGAGGGAACTTGGCGATAAAATCGATAGCAGCTCGAAATCCAAACTCGAAGCTGCGGTCGGTCGCGTCAGAGAAGCGATCAAGTCGGATAATACCAACGAGATCAAATCCAGTATGGAAGCATTGAACCAGATTTGGAACGAGGTTTCAGCCAAGCTCTATCAGCAACAAGCTGGCAGCGGTGCTGGCGCTCAGCAGAGTGGTGCTCAGTACGGTGCAAGCCAAGGTTCGAAAAGTGACAAAGATGTCGAAGAAGCAGATTATGAGGTAGTTGATGACGAGAAGAAATAA
- a CDS encoding DUF1080 domain-containing protein: protein MKSVYVVLLIGAICIFWGAKLEAQTQLTREEVRQGWRLLFDGVSSQGWKSAQGQNFPERGWEIKDGELTVLAGGKGGDIVTVEQFSSFELALEFKLTPGANSGIKYFVQPGTSLGLEYQILDDERHPDAKQGVCGNRTLASLYDLIPAENKQVRPIGEWNQARIVVNGSLVEHWLNGVKVVSFDRFSQCFRALVQKSKYQNIEGFGQQERGHILLQDHGDTVSFRNIKIRPL, encoded by the coding sequence ATGAAGTCGGTATACGTGGTGTTGCTCATTGGTGCGATTTGCATATTCTGGGGCGCAAAATTAGAAGCGCAGACGCAATTGACTCGTGAGGAAGTGCGCCAGGGCTGGAGATTGTTGTTCGATGGCGTCAGCTCTCAGGGGTGGAAAAGCGCTCAAGGGCAGAATTTTCCAGAGCGAGGCTGGGAGATCAAGGACGGCGAGCTTACGGTTTTGGCTGGCGGAAAAGGAGGCGATATCGTCACGGTGGAGCAATTCAGCAGCTTTGAACTTGCGCTTGAATTTAAATTAACGCCAGGAGCGAACAGCGGGATCAAATACTTTGTTCAGCCTGGTACCTCTTTGGGACTGGAGTATCAAATTTTAGATGATGAACGGCATCCCGATGCCAAACAGGGGGTTTGCGGGAATCGAACGCTGGCCTCGCTGTACGATTTGATCCCAGCGGAGAACAAACAGGTTCGGCCAATCGGGGAATGGAACCAGGCGCGCATTGTAGTGAACGGCAGCCTGGTTGAGCATTGGCTTAATGGCGTCAAAGTGGTCTCGTTCGATCGATTCTCTCAATGTTTTCGGGCATTGGTTCAAAAGAGCAAATACCAAAATATTGAAGGTTTTGGGCAACAAGAGCGAGGCCACATTTTGCTTCAAGATCATGGTGATACCGTCTCTTTCAGAAATATCAAAATTAGGCCGCTTTGA
- a CDS encoding sugar phosphate isomerase/epimerase, with protein MIRNSRREFLTSLSIGALGAALSEVFVVNPLLASKRSASSGRLTERIKFTLGIASYTFRRFNLEQTLAMTRRLGIDHIAFKDFHLPLDSSEEQIKSVANAVQQAGLKLYGCGVVYMKNTAEVLRAFEYAKAAGMELIIGVPEHDLLGLVNEKVQQFDIKLAIHNHGPGDERYPSPESAYERIKSLDRRIGLCIDIGHTQRLGQDPAEAIRRFADRLLDVHIKDVSASNKEGTTVEIGRGVIDIPRVLRTLIQVNYSGVLAFEFEKDETDPLPGVAESVGFVRGVLATV; from the coding sequence ATGATACGCAACAGTCGTCGTGAATTTCTTACTTCATTGTCCATAGGAGCTCTGGGGGCAGCATTGTCCGAAGTTTTTGTTGTTAATCCATTACTGGCTTCGAAGAGATCTGCAAGTTCGGGGCGCTTGACCGAACGGATTAAATTTACGCTTGGGATTGCTTCTTACACTTTTCGGCGCTTTAATCTGGAACAGACGCTGGCCATGACCCGGAGGCTGGGCATCGATCACATTGCTTTCAAAGATTTTCATCTCCCGCTGGATAGCAGCGAAGAGCAAATCAAATCGGTAGCAAATGCAGTTCAGCAAGCTGGCTTGAAGTTATATGGATGCGGTGTAGTTTATATGAAGAACACAGCGGAGGTATTACGGGCTTTCGAATATGCCAAAGCTGCCGGAATGGAGTTGATCATCGGCGTTCCAGAACATGATCTGTTGGGATTGGTCAATGAGAAAGTTCAACAGTTCGATATCAAGCTGGCGATCCATAATCATGGCCCAGGAGATGAGCGCTATCCCAGCCCTGAGTCCGCATACGAGCGGATCAAATCATTGGATCGCAGGATTGGGCTGTGCATCGATATAGGGCACACCCAGCGGCTCGGCCAGGATCCTGCTGAGGCGATTCGGCGATTCGCCGATCGGTTGCTGGATGTGCACATCAAGGATGTGTCTGCTTCAAACAAAGAAGGTACAACGGTCGAGATCGGCCGAGGTGTGATCGATATTCCACGTGTGCTAAGGACGTTGATCCAAGTAAATTACAGCGGCGTGCTCGCCTTCGAATTTGAAAAGGATGAGACAGATCCACTGCCTGGAGTGGCTGAATCGGTTGGATTTGTGCGGGGAGTGTTAGCTACAGTTTAG
- a CDS encoding zinc ribbon domain-containing protein: MPTYDYQCEVCGYHFEHFQSITARPLTNCPKCNGQVQRLIGPGNGFLFKGSGFYITDYRSPSYKSEKQKEEGRSFSSESTSSSKTDDAFGSKTMSEKAAKKAE; this comes from the coding sequence ATGCCGACGTACGATTATCAATGTGAGGTATGTGGATATCATTTTGAGCATTTCCAATCGATCACTGCTCGTCCATTGACGAATTGTCCTAAATGCAATGGTCAGGTGCAGCGATTAATAGGTCCTGGCAACGGTTTTCTGTTTAAAGGGAGCGGTTTTTACATCACGGATTATCGAAGTCCGAGCTATAAAAGCGAAAAACAAAAGGAAGAAGGAAGAAGTTTTTCCTCTGAGTCAACCAGCTCCTCGAAAACAGATGATGCCTTTGGTAGTAAAACAATGTCAGAAAAAGCTGCCAAAAAGGCAGAATGA
- a CDS encoding oxidoreductase, translated as MTLDPGHFHAALIHKKMYPEVSPQIHIFAPNGPDVQEHLRRIEAYNRRSEDPTRWETILYLGDDYLERMLRLRPGNVVVISGNNRRKTEYIKACVAAGLHVLADKPMCMNREGFNLLREAFDLAQRKGVLLYDIMTERYEITTMLQKELIHIPEVFGELQVGSPEQPSIIKESVHHFFKYVSGQPLKRPGWYFDVKQQGDGLVDVTTHLVDLVQWECFPEQIIDFEHEIELVDARHWPTLVSPGQFQQVTQLPEFPDYLRPYLNESGELAVSANGEIVYKIRGIHVRIAVSWEFQAPDDGGDTHYSLMRGSKADVVIRQGKEQHYRPELYVEPADLGQPEAIAHALESTILKLQSQYPGIAMQPTPKGWQIIIPDSFRVGHEAHFAQVTEKFLQFLKNGKLPDWEWAYMMAKYHTTTAALELALNEH; from the coding sequence ATGACCCTTGACCCGGGCCATTTTCATGCTGCCCTGATTCATAAAAAAATGTACCCTGAAGTTTCCCCTCAGATCCATATCTTTGCCCCAAATGGCCCTGATGTCCAGGAGCATCTCCGGCGCATCGAAGCTTATAACCGTCGCTCCGAAGATCCCACGCGCTGGGAGACCATCCTATATCTCGGGGATGATTATCTCGAACGGATGTTGCGACTTCGACCGGGCAATGTGGTGGTCATCTCTGGCAATAACCGCAGAAAGACCGAGTACATCAAGGCTTGCGTGGCAGCCGGACTGCATGTGTTGGCTGATAAACCGATGTGCATGAATCGGGAGGGATTCAATTTGCTCCGTGAGGCTTTTGATCTGGCTCAGCGAAAAGGTGTGTTGCTTTACGACATCATGACCGAGCGATATGAGATCACCACGATGCTTCAGAAAGAACTGATTCATATACCCGAAGTTTTTGGCGAGTTACAGGTCGGATCCCCAGAACAGCCATCCATCATTAAAGAAAGTGTCCATCATTTTTTTAAATACGTTTCAGGTCAGCCGCTGAAGCGACCAGGCTGGTATTTTGATGTTAAGCAGCAGGGCGATGGTCTCGTGGATGTGACAACTCATCTGGTGGATCTGGTGCAGTGGGAATGTTTCCCAGAGCAAATCATCGATTTTGAGCACGAGATTGAACTTGTTGATGCGAGGCATTGGCCAACACTGGTGAGTCCTGGCCAATTTCAACAGGTCACCCAATTGCCCGAGTTTCCAGATTATTTGAGGCCATATTTGAATGAATCTGGCGAACTGGCTGTATCTGCGAACGGCGAGATAGTCTATAAAATTCGAGGGATTCATGTCCGGATCGCAGTGAGCTGGGAATTTCAAGCCCCGGACGATGGTGGAGATACGCATTATTCGCTTATGCGCGGCAGCAAAGCGGATGTCGTGATTCGGCAAGGCAAAGAACAGCACTATCGACCAGAACTTTATGTGGAGCCTGCGGATCTCGGACAGCCCGAAGCGATAGCCCATGCGTTGGAGAGTACCATTTTGAAGCTCCAATCTCAATATCCTGGCATTGCTATGCAGCCCACGCCCAAAGGCTGGCAAATTATTATACCCGACAGCTTTCGCGTAGGGCATGAGGCGCATTTCGCCCAGGTCACCGAAAAATTCCTGCAATTTTTAAAAAATGGGAAACTGCCGGATTGGGAATGGGCTTATATGATGGCTAAATATCACACAACCACCGCAGCTTTAGAACTGGCATTGAATGAACATTAA
- a CDS encoding Gfo/Idh/MocA family oxidoreductase, translated as MEQKISKSALDRLGITRREWLKALAGIPVLIGFIFAWVKKIFYDRSRKRQLLEEFSESGAGSVTSVRSESGAGIELIRIGIIGFGTRGEQLARALGFAHPEWIASVRQQAEQNRLNRTWQDWELQEPLYVVITGICDVFDLRAERGLALVPNSAVRNSVSGSLPRPKRFWTYQELLSSDEIDAVIIATPDFHHAQMTIDAANAGKHIYCEKCLTRTEDELHNVVAAVKASQRRNGIIFQLGHQYHQSEAFAKAREIVAKNILGKITLVETTTNRNTPDGAWIRHLDANGNPKPGDPQSIDWDQWLGPSPKVPFNIDRFYNWTKWWAYGTGLSGQLLSHEIDAVNQILGTGIPKYCMASGGIYFYKDNREIPDVFHAVFEFPEKQLTMIYSASLASSVNRGRIFMGHDGSMELGASLTVMADRESTRYIEKIRQGILDPSLPLFAYRPGLKSIDPITSASEKFYLDRGLTYTYRNGKPMDVSHLHLKEWLECIRSGNQPSCDIDKGFEVTIACHMATRSYLEQRRVEWDPVQKRII; from the coding sequence ATGGAGCAAAAGATCAGCAAATCGGCATTGGATCGGCTGGGAATAACCCGACGCGAGTGGTTAAAAGCGCTGGCTGGGATTCCCGTGCTGATCGGTTTTATCTTTGCGTGGGTGAAGAAAATCTTTTATGATCGTTCACGGAAACGACAATTATTGGAGGAATTTTCTGAGAGCGGCGCGGGATCTGTGACCTCTGTTCGATCGGAGTCCGGAGCAGGGATTGAGCTGATACGAATTGGCATCATTGGTTTCGGAACGCGGGGGGAGCAGCTTGCTCGGGCGTTAGGATTCGCGCATCCCGAATGGATCGCCTCAGTAAGGCAGCAGGCGGAACAAAACAGATTGAATCGGACCTGGCAGGACTGGGAGCTTCAAGAGCCATTGTATGTGGTCATTACTGGCATTTGCGATGTGTTTGATCTGCGCGCTGAACGAGGGCTAGCGCTTGTCCCTAATAGTGCAGTGCGCAACAGCGTCTCAGGCTCGTTGCCGCGTCCAAAACGATTCTGGACGTATCAAGAATTGCTTTCCAGCGATGAGATCGATGCGGTGATCATTGCCACGCCTGATTTTCATCATGCACAAATGACCATTGATGCTGCCAATGCCGGAAAGCACATCTATTGCGAAAAATGTCTCACGCGGACCGAGGACGAGCTCCATAACGTTGTGGCAGCGGTCAAGGCAAGCCAGCGCCGCAACGGTATCATATTTCAATTGGGCCATCAATATCATCAAAGTGAGGCGTTTGCTAAAGCTCGGGAAATTGTTGCAAAAAATATTCTCGGTAAAATTACTCTTGTGGAAACTACCACCAATCGCAATACTCCAGATGGCGCCTGGATCCGTCACTTGGATGCCAACGGCAATCCCAAACCTGGTGATCCTCAAAGCATCGATTGGGATCAATGGTTGGGACCCAGTCCTAAAGTCCCGTTCAATATCGATCGATTCTATAATTGGACCAAATGGTGGGCTTATGGCACTGGACTATCTGGCCAATTGCTCTCTCATGAAATCGATGCAGTGAATCAAATCCTCGGCACCGGGATTCCCAAATATTGTATGGCCTCAGGAGGAATTTATTTCTACAAGGACAATCGGGAAATCCCAGATGTGTTTCATGCAGTCTTCGAGTTCCCAGAAAAACAGTTAACCATGATTTACAGTGCCTCGCTAGCCAGCAGCGTAAATCGTGGTCGTATATTCATGGGGCACGATGGTTCAATGGAGCTGGGAGCAAGCCTAACCGTCATGGCCGATCGCGAAAGCACTCGTTATATTGAGAAAATCCGCCAAGGCATACTTGATCCATCCCTTCCATTGTTCGCCTATCGACCGGGTCTGAAATCCATCGATCCTATTACCTCTGCCAGCGAAAAATTCTACCTGGATCGCGGCCTTACCTATACTTATCGTAACGGCAAGCCGATGGACGTTTCGCATCTGCACCTAAAAGAATGGTTGGAATGTATTCGCAGTGGCAATCAACCAAGTTGTGATATCGATAAGGGCTTCGAAGTGACTATCGCCTGTCACATGGCAACACGCTCTTATCTTGAACAGCGCAGGGTAGAGTGGGATCCAGTGCAAAAGAGAATCATATAG